In Solanum stenotomum isolate F172 chromosome 6, ASM1918654v1, whole genome shotgun sequence, one DNA window encodes the following:
- the LOC125867684 gene encoding glutathione S-transferase DHAR2-like, translating into MAVEVCVKAAVGAPDILGDCPFSQRVLLTLEEKKVTYKKHLINVSDKPKWFLEVNPEGKVPVINFGDKWIPDSDVIVGIIEEKYPNPSLIAPPEFASVGSKIFPTFVSFLKSKDSSDGTEQALLDELKALEEHLKAHGPYANGQNVCSVDMSLAPKLYHLEVALGHFKKWSVPESLSHVRNYMKLLFERESFQNTKAEEKYVIAGWAPKV; encoded by the exons ATGGCTGTTGAAGTTTGTGTCAAGGCTGCTGTGGGTGCCCCTGATATCCTTGGAGACT GTCCATTTAGCCAAAGGGTACTTCTGACATTGGAGGAAAAGAAAGTGACTTACAAGAAGCACTTGATCAATGTTAGTGACAAGCCCAAATG GTTCTTGGAGGTGAACCCGGAGGGGAAAGTTCCCGTGATCAATTTTGGTGACAAATGGATCCCGGATTCTGATGTCATTGTTGGGATTATTGAAGAGAAATACCCAAATCCCTCTCTCATTGCTCCCCCTGAATTTGCCTCTGT GGGCTCAAAAATATTTCCTACCTTCGTCTCGTTTCTGAAGAGCAAGGATTCTAGTGACGGTACTGAGCAGGCTCTCCTTGATGAACTGAAGGCATTGGAAGAGCATCTCAAGGCTCAT GGACCATATGCCAATGGGCAGAATGTTTGTTCAGTTGATATGAGCTTGGCTCCAAAACTGTACCATCTCGAGGTGGCTCTTGGACACTTCAAGAAGTGGAGTGTGCCTGAAAGCTTGAGTCACGTGCGTAATTACATGAAG CTGCTCTTCGAGCGAGAGTCGTTCCAGAATACCAAGGCTGAAGAAAAGTACGTCATCGCAGGGTGGGCTCCAAAGGTTTAA
- the LOC125867822 gene encoding uncharacterized protein LOC125867822 isoform X2 yields the protein MGDSPASYIYMHLIEKCLIFHMTKEECIEALSKHANIKSVITVTVWNELEKENREFFEAYAKSHNKNRATEAKAEAVAEAEASTMIQKLLLDHDHTKKSDKE from the exons ATGGGGGATTCCCCTGCTTCTTACATATACATG CACCTGATAGAAAAGTGTCTAATTTTTCACATGACTAAAGAGGAATGCATAGAGGCACTTTCCAAGCATGCAAATATCAAATCTGTCATCACTGTTACTG tgTGGAATGAGTTAGAGAAAGAGAACAGGGAGTTCTTCGAGGCATACGCTAAATCACATAATAAAAATCGCGCAACAGAGGCAAAGGCAGAGGCAGTGGCAGAGGCGGAGGCAAGTACAATGATTCAGAAATTGTTATTGGATCATGATCATACTAAAAAATCAGATAAGGAATAA
- the LOC125867822 gene encoding uncharacterized protein LOC125867822 isoform X1: MGDSPASYIYMVQHLIEKCLIFHMTKEECIEALSKHANIKSVITVTVWNELEKENREFFEAYAKSHNKNRATEAKAEAVAEAEASTMIQKLLLDHDHTKKSDKE, translated from the exons ATGGGGGATTCCCCTGCTTCTTACATATACATG GTGCAGCACCTGATAGAAAAGTGTCTAATTTTTCACATGACTAAAGAGGAATGCATAGAGGCACTTTCCAAGCATGCAAATATCAAATCTGTCATCACTGTTACTG tgTGGAATGAGTTAGAGAAAGAGAACAGGGAGTTCTTCGAGGCATACGCTAAATCACATAATAAAAATCGCGCAACAGAGGCAAAGGCAGAGGCAGTGGCAGAGGCGGAGGCAAGTACAATGATTCAGAAATTGTTATTGGATCATGATCATACTAAAAAATCAGATAAGGAATAA